Below is a window of Solanum stenotomum isolate F172 chromosome 7, ASM1918654v1, whole genome shotgun sequence DNA.
GTAAAGGTAATGAATAGACTAGGTCAATTTCATAAATTTCCAGAAACATGGTTAACAAATATTTCTCCAATGGCATTAAAAGTGCTTGAAAAGAACATAGCAAAGTTAACGAAATGTCATACTGAGTTCAATGGAGAGAGAGgctttgaaatttcaaatggaTGTTATGTCCATACTGTTGATATGAGGAGTAGGATATGTAGTTGTAAATCATGGATGCTCAAAGGAATACCCTGTCCACATGCCATTGCTTCCATTCTTTACAAGAATTGGGAACCAATTGACTGTATTGATGATTATTACAGTAAGGAGACTTATCTAAGAACCTACTGTCATTACCTTCAACCAGTAACCAACATGAAAATGTGGCCTGATTCAACAAATCATCATGTGGAACCACAATTGTTAAAGTTATGCCAGGAAGGACAAGAAAGGTAAGAAACAAAGAGTGTTGGGAGACAAAAAAAAGTCTGGAAATTACCATGAAAAGGTGTTTACATGACTTGTAGCATTGGGAAAAATCACAACATAAGGAGTTGTCCATTAAAGGTAtatcatttatatattattccttATTTATGGTATATATTTGAGATATTTGACTTGTTATCTATTTGATGTTGTAGGATTTTGTTGCTGCTGGACCAAGTAATGAAACAGGTACTTCTAGAGCAATTTCTAAACCTAGAGGAAGGCCAAGAAAGACACATATTACTACTACTGAAGCACCTGCTACTGATGGAGAACCGCATAGGCCTAAGGGAAGGCATGTTAATCCTGATGCACCTCCTCCTAGTCCTAGGGGAAGGCcaagaaaaacaacaaataatgagGCACCTGCAACATCAACTATAGGCAAGGGGTATGACTCTTGAATCCCTTTATTTTCAAATCCTTTTTATAAATTGATCTTCACACTTGTTGCAACATCAGAAAGAGACACNcaaatatatatgtttaaaatacggtattaaatagtctaggtgGGTAATAGGTCCTATCAAAGTTTGGTATCATAACTGTTATTTCCGCCAAAGTtcggatatttttcagacccttttactttttttcgttttgtgttagatatgtacatatatttttaggaatttttttcatgtaccgaatataacataaataaaaaaattatttttaaagaagtCTTGTGGTGGAAAGTAAAACATATttttgatatgtatatatatctaacacaaaacgaGAAAAAGAATTGGAAGCGGAGGGTTAGGTGAagtgggtataattttttttaaaaaaaataaaataatatctaaattagtaTTTGAAGGGGAGGGGAGGGGGaagatgaagtaaaaaaaatcaaatattttttataaaagaaatttaaactaaaaaactaaagaaaatgtGTGTGCGTGTGTGTGTGTTGGGGGGGGGGGCTTACGGTGAGAGGAAGTGATGGGGTggagtaagaaaaatattttacattttattttataatatttttttgggataataaatttttaatctttaatttaaactaatacttaatttatttaatttttgtcaaggtgaaATATTTTGTCTATGTGGAGTgtgatgtgacaatttttttaagtaaaagagagggtttttttctcaaaattattttatacatacTATGATGAGAGTGTTATAAAAGAGAGAATTGtgtttctcaaaataataagtgatagtttatgtatgaaattcactctcaatagtttatatatgaaacttagaaaaaattaggtgtgtttttgacacttatctcaTTATTATAGGGGtcgtttgatagagtgtattagcaaaaataatgcatgcattaattaTATGTATCCCTTGTTTGGTGCATTTTTCATAGTATGTATAACTATTGTTCTATTGTGTATTGAGGAGTGTATTattaatacctagaaatccatagtattag
It encodes the following:
- the LOC125869662 gene encoding uncharacterized protein LOC125869662: MQKGLTSTVKHLLPEVEHRMCARHILANWAKDYRGLKRRNQFWKCARSTFEAELKANLAHMALLGNKDIVPDLLHYDVKTWCKMYFRTDVKCDSIDNNMAKNINAWILAPRHKTIITMLEEIRVKVMNRLGQFHKFPETWLTNISPMALKVLEKNIAKLTKCHTEFNGERGFEISNGCYVHTVDMRSRICSCKSWMLKGIPCPHAIASILYKNWEPIDCIDDYYSKETYLRTYCHYLQPVTNMKMWPDSTNHHVEPQLLKLCQEGQESIGKNHNIRSCPLKDFVAAGPSNETGTSRAISKPRGRPRKTHITTTEAPATDGEPHRPKGRHVNPDAPPPSPRGRPRKTTNNEAPATSTIGKGYDS